In Flammeovirgaceae bacterium 311, one DNA window encodes the following:
- a CDS encoding secreted protein with Por secretion system C-terminal sorting domain: MGCEDEDAVRVPELREGASLRVVFPDPLLSFFNFENPETSRVQFDLYTQNSNIDSVNIYATFTDVSEVPSVTYPITPAGQPQRRQLVKTYRQSDFDSEGALRNATITLGEVAAAMGLELSDIEGADVVNFYNQVVLTDGRRFPEAIPLPDDYNSNTVTPDIEGRGVQTSSFNAGFTAFVACPLPAGFATGRYRIEQIAGEPDPFSGAPGRFAPMQVNLTQTSPIGRTFSPTYYGFDARTFNFNLVCGDLIVPPTGAGLSCGGPSLGWRAAPTPGEYDVASDDVLILEILDNPDGACGLTVDVPLTLRLTKVE; encoded by the coding sequence ATGGGCTGTGAGGATGAGGACGCTGTAAGGGTACCAGAGCTTAGAGAAGGCGCATCTCTTCGGGTAGTATTTCCCGATCCGTTGCTTTCATTCTTTAACTTTGAAAATCCTGAAACATCACGCGTGCAGTTCGATCTGTACACACAGAACAGTAACATCGATTCGGTGAATATTTATGCCACCTTTACTGATGTTTCTGAAGTACCAAGTGTAACATACCCAATCACTCCTGCAGGTCAGCCCCAGCGCCGTCAGCTGGTAAAGACTTACCGTCAGAGCGATTTCGATAGTGAGGGAGCTCTTAGAAATGCTACCATTACGTTAGGTGAGGTGGCTGCAGCAATGGGTCTGGAGCTTTCTGATATTGAAGGTGCTGATGTGGTGAATTTTTATAATCAGGTGGTGCTGACCGACGGACGCAGGTTTCCGGAGGCGATTCCACTCCCGGATGATTATAACTCTAACACAGTAACTCCGGATATCGAAGGCAGGGGTGTACAGACATCAAGCTTTAATGCAGGTTTTACGGCTTTTGTAGCTTGTCCGCTTCCTGCGGGTTTTGCTACAGGCAGGTATAGAATTGAGCAGATCGCAGGCGAACCTGATCCATTCTCTGGCGCTCCCGGCCGTTTTGCTCCAATGCAGGTGAATTTAACACAAACTTCTCCTATTGGCAGAACGTTCTCACCTACCTATTATGGTTTTGATGCAAGGACTTTTAATTTCAACCTGGTATGCGGTGATCTAATTGTACCTCCAACTGGAGCTGGTTTGAGCTGCGGCGGACCCAGCCTGGGATGGAGAGCTGCTCCAACTCCTGGTGAGTATGATGTTGCGTCTGATGACGTGCTCATCCTCGAAATCCTGGACAATCCTGATGGAGCTTGCGGACTTACAGTAGATGTACCTCTTACGCTGAGGCTCACCAAGGTTGAATAA
- a CDS encoding subtilisin-like serine protease (COG1404 Subtilisin-like serine proteases), whose amino-acid sequence MQKHLFLIICGLLVFMLSPDAHADSDPTYINKGQVLVKLKPAFAYMNSDGAGMRTNAWESLAPALSVHKVHSFSTGKVKNAAAAKRATGKSNIDLRLYHQISIDPEMPVEEAIAMLYKSGAVEIAEPVYAAESYLTPNDPRLTNQYYLPLVNALDAWDLVSNPTNIIIAILDSGVELQHPDLAANIYTNEADPIDGVDNDEDGYVDNYYGWDFAGNDYISLTGDNDPGTDLENLSHGTMVAGAASAVTNNGEGIAGVGFNARLMILKHSADNDTRGDGGNALLNNILQGVLYAAEHGADIINSSYGSTYYSQISHDIYRYVALEYDVLVVAAAGNESSVEPHYPSDYDYVLSVAATTQTDARASFSNYGYKVDISAPGQSILTTAVGGGYTSTNGTSFASPIVAGAAALVKTLYPDFNGAQVGEVLRTTADPAFNNSLSATYKDKMGRGRLDMYRALTVQSPSIRMDNSYIQGPNGDVAKAGQEALIYGDFINFLWPASGASVTLTPLSGHITMLQATVELGDMQMMDRKSNETTPFRIRVNAGAPSNAEIVFRLDFTANGYTDYQYIKILINPSYFNINENLVATTLAGNGRLGYQDTNQAQGLGFVYNDVNMLFEMGVMMGISQSRLVSTVRNATPGETDNDFRVVNEILRDNPGMVSDADVYGTFDDSRASPLSRLNVEVDYRSFVWRETPFEKMVMVEYDVTNIGNSDLEDFYLGLYADWDINQDNFQDKAGWDAATQTGYIYTPDPAERWVGAIQVLTGTPNYWAIDNDEDIEDNPFGVYDGYTDDEKFRSMSNGVGREEAGITGEGTGNDVSHTVSSGPYSIPAGGTVRIAFALHGGSSIEDILSSAEATTALYATIKDGERPDPALPPTGIIQNDVPGLSIYPNPAQDILNISLPQTGKEPVLVRLMDITGRHLESRKYVAGNTIVQLDMPRKDGIYILEVTQGEKRTIRRVVVQH is encoded by the coding sequence ATGCAAAAACATCTATTTCTGATTATATGCGGGCTGCTGGTTTTTATGCTGAGTCCGGATGCACATGCCGATTCAGACCCTACTTATATCAACAAAGGCCAGGTACTAGTTAAGCTAAAGCCTGCTTTTGCGTATATGAATAGTGACGGTGCCGGTATGCGTACAAATGCGTGGGAAAGCCTGGCACCTGCCTTATCCGTGCATAAAGTCCATTCTTTCAGTACAGGGAAAGTAAAAAATGCGGCAGCTGCAAAAAGGGCAACCGGTAAATCAAATATAGACCTGCGCCTGTATCATCAGATTAGCATAGATCCCGAAATGCCGGTAGAAGAAGCGATTGCCATGCTCTATAAGTCCGGTGCTGTAGAAATTGCAGAACCTGTTTATGCAGCAGAGTCCTATCTGACACCAAATGATCCCCGCCTTACCAATCAGTACTACCTGCCTTTGGTGAATGCACTGGATGCCTGGGACCTGGTTTCTAATCCAACTAACATCATCATTGCTATTCTTGATTCAGGTGTAGAACTTCAGCATCCGGACCTGGCAGCTAATATTTATACAAACGAGGCAGATCCGATCGATGGAGTTGACAACGATGAAGATGGTTATGTAGATAACTACTATGGATGGGATTTTGCAGGCAATGATTATATTAGCCTGACGGGTGATAATGATCCGGGTACGGACCTGGAAAACTTATCGCATGGTACCATGGTGGCTGGTGCTGCCTCTGCTGTTACCAATAACGGAGAGGGCATAGCCGGTGTTGGTTTCAATGCCCGTTTAATGATTCTGAAGCATTCTGCAGATAATGATACCCGTGGAGACGGTGGAAATGCCCTGTTGAATAACATATTACAAGGGGTGCTGTATGCGGCAGAACATGGTGCCGATATCATCAATTCCTCCTATGGAAGTACTTATTACAGCCAGATTTCTCACGATATCTACAGGTATGTGGCGCTTGAATATGATGTATTGGTTGTAGCTGCTGCTGGTAATGAAAGCAGCGTAGAGCCTCATTATCCTTCAGACTATGACTATGTGCTGTCTGTTGCAGCAACTACACAAACAGATGCCAGGGCATCATTCTCAAACTATGGCTACAAAGTAGATATTTCTGCACCCGGCCAGAGTATTCTTACCACAGCAGTAGGAGGTGGTTATACCTCAACAAACGGTACTTCATTTGCTTCTCCTATCGTAGCGGGAGCGGCTGCGCTTGTTAAAACGCTTTATCCTGATTTTAACGGGGCTCAGGTAGGAGAGGTGCTGCGTACCACTGCCGATCCGGCCTTTAATAACAGCCTTTCCGCTACCTATAAAGATAAAATGGGCAGAGGCCGTTTAGATATGTATAGAGCACTTACCGTGCAAAGCCCTTCTATCCGAATGGATAATTCCTATATCCAGGGGCCTAACGGGGATGTAGCAAAAGCGGGTCAGGAAGCACTCATTTATGGTGACTTTATTAACTTCCTGTGGCCAGCGTCGGGTGCCAGTGTTACCCTGACACCGCTTAGCGGCCATATTACCATGCTACAGGCTACTGTCGAATTGGGAGATATGCAAATGATGGACAGGAAATCGAACGAGACCACTCCCTTCAGAATCAGGGTTAATGCCGGTGCTCCATCCAATGCAGAGATTGTTTTCCGCCTAGATTTTACAGCCAATGGCTATACCGATTATCAGTACATTAAAATACTGATCAATCCTTCTTATTTCAACATCAATGAAAACCTGGTGGCAACCACACTGGCCGGAAACGGGCGCCTGGGTTACCAGGATACCAATCAGGCTCAGGGGCTGGGCTTTGTGTACAACGATGTTAACATGCTCTTTGAAATGGGCGTTATGATGGGTATCAGCCAGTCACGCCTGGTAAGTACTGTACGCAATGCTACACCTGGCGAAACTGATAATGATTTCAGAGTGGTGAACGAAATCTTAAGGGATAATCCCGGAATGGTTTCTGATGCAGATGTTTATGGTACCTTTGATGACTCCAGGGCAAGCCCACTTTCAAGGCTGAATGTAGAGGTAGATTACCGGAGCTTTGTTTGGCGGGAAACTCCTTTTGAAAAAATGGTTATGGTTGAATATGATGTAACCAACATAGGGAACAGCGACCTGGAAGATTTCTATCTGGGCCTGTATGCCGACTGGGATATCAATCAGGATAACTTTCAGGACAAAGCAGGCTGGGATGCCGCTACCCAGACTGGCTATATATACACCCCCGACCCTGCAGAAAGATGGGTTGGTGCCATACAGGTACTTACCGGCACGCCCAATTACTGGGCTATAGATAACGACGAAGATATTGAAGACAATCCCTTCGGTGTATACGATGGGTATACGGATGACGAAAAATTCAGATCTATGTCCAATGGCGTTGGGCGTGAAGAAGCTGGAATTACCGGAGAAGGCACGGGCAATGATGTTAGCCATACCGTTTCTTCCGGACCTTACAGTATTCCTGCTGGTGGTACTGTCAGAATAGCCTTTGCCCTGCATGGAGGTTCTTCTATAGAAGATATTCTAAGCTCTGCAGAAGCCACTACAGCGCTCTACGCAACCATCAAGGATGGAGAAAGGCCGGATCCTGCACTGCCTCCTACAGGTATTATTCAGAATGATGTGCCAGGCCTGAGCATCTATCCTAACCCGGCGCAGGATATCCTCAATATCTCACTGCCGCAAACAGGTAAAGAACCAGTTTTGGTGCGCCTGATGGATATAACCGGCAGGCACCTGGAGAGTAGAAAGTATGTGGCCGGCAACACCATAGTGCAGCTTGACATGCCCCGCAAAGATGGAATTTACATTCTGGAAGTAACACAGGGAGAAAAACGCACCATCAGACGGGTAGTTGTTCAGCATTAA
- a CDS encoding subtilisin-like serine protease (COG1404 Subtilisin-like serine proteases), with amino-acid sequence MRKFLPLLFLSFLLIVSAHAAGPDKPDAIPGQLLIKLKPSFAYLNAHGKGMRTNEWSRLAPALSINNTFAFSSFSAQGSKAQFRTGGQSGVDLRLYHQISFDQQLPVAYAMEQLYKSGVAELVEPVYAAMPFQTANDPFMSRQYYLDLIKAQDAWTLGTGSENLVIAIIDSGVDLEHPDLAANIYLNENDPVDGIDNDEDGFVDNYRGWDFAGDDYTTLMGDNDPGTALSNASHGTKVAGSASAVTNNGVGVAGIAFNSRLMALKHTADNDKRYNGIGYLLNLMQGVLYAATHGADIINASYGSTSYSQIEQELYKMVALDYNVLVVAAAGNSNSEAPMYPASYNHVLSVGASTGEDKRSGYSNYGHQLDLTAPGDGILTTKIGGGYEATTGTSFSAPLVAGAAALLKAKYPDFTGVQLGALLRVAADTNFNTSLSSLHKSKMGRGRLDVANALTINSPALRGHDFTLERAAASNGVETEAKASLWGNFENLLWPASGLQVKLVSLSNFITVHEPVKSLGDVGMLEVVSVREAPFSLTISDEAPANYKVLFRLEYTADGYTDYQYFTLIINPTYIDVHENMLATTLASDGRVGYGDASREFGQGFMYKGINMLYEMGIIMATKEENVLSNVRSVSGRIDNDFRETTSIRKISPGTLADAEVFGSFNDAGDTISNLHVDVDFRAFIWRESPNEKSVIVEYIIRNKSRTDIEDYYMGLYADWDINSDNNRDKADWDSLTNTGYVYPANAEGGSVGAIQVLSGEPNYWAVDNDANIADNPLGVYDGFTDEEKFRSISSGIGRVKAGLETGTDVSHSVASGPHSIAAGDSVIVAFALHGGATVSEVLQAAKNAQQRYVDTILASRIVAGIPADDFFGVRVYPNPTRGALNIAFPQQHYKPLNIRVLDASGRQLKALSYAAGTQTAALDMPGRPGMYLLEFTSSGKRLLKRIVVH; translated from the coding sequence ATGAGGAAATTTTTACCCCTTCTTTTTTTATCTTTTTTACTGATCGTTTCTGCTCATGCGGCCGGTCCCGATAAACCTGACGCTATCCCAGGCCAGCTCCTTATAAAATTAAAACCTTCTTTTGCCTATCTGAATGCTCATGGAAAGGGCATGCGCACTAATGAGTGGAGCAGACTGGCTCCTGCTTTATCAATTAACAATACGTTTGCTTTTAGTTCTTTCAGCGCGCAGGGTAGTAAAGCACAATTCCGCACAGGCGGGCAATCCGGTGTGGATCTTCGGCTTTATCATCAGATAAGCTTCGATCAACAACTTCCTGTAGCGTATGCCATGGAGCAGCTATATAAATCTGGTGTGGCGGAGCTTGTGGAACCAGTGTATGCGGCAATGCCTTTCCAAACAGCCAACGATCCGTTTATGAGCAGGCAGTACTACCTGGATCTGATTAAAGCTCAGGATGCCTGGACGCTCGGCACAGGCAGCGAGAATCTTGTGATAGCCATCATAGATTCTGGTGTAGACCTGGAGCATCCTGATCTGGCCGCTAATATTTACCTGAATGAAAACGATCCTGTAGACGGGATTGATAATGATGAAGATGGTTTTGTAGATAATTACCGGGGCTGGGATTTTGCGGGTGATGATTATACCACACTAATGGGCGATAATGACCCCGGTACAGCTTTATCAAATGCCTCACATGGCACAAAAGTGGCCGGAAGCGCCTCTGCAGTAACCAATAATGGTGTTGGGGTTGCAGGCATTGCTTTTAACTCAAGGCTCATGGCCCTTAAGCACACAGCAGATAATGACAAACGGTATAATGGCATCGGATACCTGCTTAACCTGATGCAGGGGGTGCTTTATGCAGCCACTCACGGAGCAGATATCATCAATGCCTCCTATGGCAGCACCTCTTACAGCCAGATAGAGCAGGAACTCTATAAGATGGTAGCCCTGGATTATAATGTATTGGTGGTAGCTGCTGCGGGAAACAGCAACAGCGAAGCCCCCATGTACCCAGCCAGTTATAACCATGTTCTTTCGGTTGGTGCTTCTACTGGCGAGGATAAAAGGTCCGGGTATTCTAATTACGGACATCAGCTGGACCTGACAGCTCCCGGAGATGGCATTCTTACTACAAAAATCGGAGGGGGTTATGAAGCCACCACCGGTACCTCCTTTTCTGCTCCGCTGGTTGCCGGCGCTGCAGCCCTGCTTAAGGCTAAATATCCGGATTTTACCGGCGTACAGCTGGGGGCGCTGCTTCGGGTAGCAGCAGATACCAATTTTAACACATCTTTATCAAGCCTGCATAAAAGTAAAATGGGCAGGGGCAGGCTGGATGTAGCCAATGCCCTTACCATAAACAGCCCTGCGCTCAGAGGGCATGATTTTACACTGGAGCGGGCCGCCGCAAGTAATGGTGTGGAAACAGAAGCAAAGGCAAGCCTGTGGGGCAATTTTGAGAACCTGTTATGGCCTGCTTCGGGCCTGCAGGTAAAACTTGTTTCGCTTAGCAATTTTATCACTGTTCACGAACCTGTTAAAAGCCTTGGCGATGTAGGTATGCTGGAGGTGGTTTCAGTAAGGGAAGCGCCTTTCAGTTTAACAATTAGCGATGAGGCACCAGCTAACTACAAGGTGCTGTTCAGGCTGGAGTACACTGCAGATGGCTATACCGACTATCAGTATTTTACTCTTATCATTAATCCTACTTATATTGATGTTCATGAGAATATGCTTGCTACCACACTTGCTTCCGATGGCAGGGTGGGCTATGGCGATGCCTCCAGAGAGTTTGGCCAGGGCTTTATGTACAAGGGCATCAATATGCTCTATGAAATGGGCATAATCATGGCAACTAAAGAAGAGAACGTGCTAAGCAACGTTCGCTCTGTTAGCGGTCGTATCGATAATGACTTCAGGGAAACCACCAGCATCAGAAAAATTAGTCCGGGTACACTGGCAGATGCTGAAGTGTTTGGCAGTTTTAACGATGCCGGAGACACTATCTCAAACCTGCACGTAGACGTTGATTTCAGGGCTTTTATTTGGCGGGAGTCACCAAACGAAAAATCGGTGATTGTAGAGTACATCATCAGGAACAAGAGCCGGACTGATATTGAAGATTACTACATGGGCCTGTATGCAGACTGGGACATTAATTCAGACAACAACAGGGATAAAGCAGACTGGGATTCCCTCACCAACACCGGTTATGTGTATCCGGCAAACGCAGAAGGGGGTAGTGTTGGGGCAATACAGGTGTTAAGCGGCGAGCCTAATTACTGGGCCGTAGATAATGATGCCAACATTGCAGATAATCCGCTTGGGGTGTATGATGGGTTTACGGATGAGGAGAAGTTCAGGAGTATATCCAGCGGCATAGGCCGTGTAAAGGCAGGTCTGGAAACAGGCACAGATGTGAGCCATTCAGTTGCTTCTGGCCCCCACAGCATTGCTGCAGGCGATTCTGTTATTGTTGCCTTTGCCCTCCATGGTGGTGCTACCGTCAGTGAGGTGCTGCAGGCTGCTAAAAACGCTCAACAAAGATATGTAGATACCATCTTAGCCTCGCGCATCGTGGCAGGAATTCCTGCCGACGATTTCTTTGGCGTAAGGGTGTATCCAAACCCAACCAGGGGGGCGCTTAATATTGCATTTCCGCAGCAACACTACAAGCCATTAAACATCAGGGTGCTGGATGCAAGCGGCAGGCAACTGAAGGCGCTAAGCTACGCTGCAGGCACACAAACAGCAGCTCTGGATATGCCCGGCAGGCCCGGCATGTACCTGCTCGAGTTCACCTCTTCCGGCAAACGTCTGCTCAAAAGAATAGTGGTGCATTAG
- a CDS encoding ADP-L-glycero-D-manno-heptose-6-epimerase (COG0451 Nucleoside-diphosphate-sugar epimerases) produces the protein MIVVTGAAGFIGSRLIHKLNSEGYNYLVAVDRFDNPQKNRHLEGARLLERVDRAELFTWLDKHEQEVEFVFHLGARTDTTEFNYELLWELNTNYSKKLWEKCVQYQIPLVYASSAATYGAGELGYKDDESIIPQLKPLNPYGESKNEFDQWVLEQQEQPFFWAGLKFFNVYGWGEHHKGRMASVIWHAFKQIKETQKMRLFRSHHPDFKDGEQMRDFVFVEDVADVCLWLMHHRKNSGIYNLGSGKARTFKDLVTAVFTNLQLPVAIEFIDTPADIRDKYQYFTEADMSKIRSIGYDKAFTELEDGVAQYVQRLNQ, from the coding sequence ATGATTGTAGTTACCGGTGCAGCTGGTTTTATAGGCAGCCGCTTAATCCATAAACTGAACAGCGAAGGCTACAACTACCTTGTGGCGGTGGATAGATTTGATAATCCGCAGAAGAACCGTCACCTGGAAGGAGCACGTCTGCTGGAACGGGTAGACCGGGCCGAGCTTTTCACCTGGCTGGATAAACATGAGCAGGAGGTTGAATTTGTTTTTCACCTGGGTGCCCGCACCGATACCACTGAATTTAACTACGAGCTGCTGTGGGAGCTCAATACCAACTACAGCAAAAAGCTGTGGGAGAAGTGTGTACAGTACCAGATTCCGCTGGTGTATGCTTCTTCTGCCGCAACCTATGGTGCCGGCGAGCTGGGCTATAAAGATGATGAATCAATTATTCCGCAGCTAAAACCCCTGAATCCCTACGGTGAATCCAAGAATGAGTTTGACCAGTGGGTGCTGGAGCAGCAGGAGCAGCCTTTCTTTTGGGCGGGACTGAAGTTTTTTAATGTGTATGGCTGGGGCGAGCATCATAAGGGCCGTATGGCCTCTGTAATCTGGCATGCCTTTAAGCAGATAAAGGAAACTCAAAAAATGCGCCTGTTCCGTTCGCACCACCCCGATTTTAAAGATGGGGAGCAAATGCGCGATTTTGTATTTGTGGAGGATGTGGCAGATGTGTGCCTCTGGCTGATGCACCACCGGAAGAACAGCGGCATCTATAACCTTGGCAGCGGAAAAGCCCGTACTTTCAAAGATCTTGTAACAGCAGTATTCACAAACCTTCAGCTACCCGTCGCCATAGAATTTATCGATACTCCGGCCGACATCAGGGACAAATATCAGTACTTTACTGAAGCCGATATGAGTAAAATCAGGAGCATTGGCTATGATAAGGCTTTCACCGAACTAGAAGATGGCGTAGCACAATATGTGCAGAGGCTTAACCAATAA
- a CDS encoding 6-pyruvoyl-tetrahydropterin synthase (COG0720 6-pyruvoyl-tetrahydropterin synthase), whose protein sequence is MVHISRKEHFNAAHKLYNPAWSAEKNTEVFGPCANANWHGHNFELIVTVKGKPDPETGFVVDLKKLSTLIRESVIDKLDHKNLNEDVDFMKGKMASCENLIMEIWKILDEPVTDLTPYGKLYSLRLYETPRNYVEYFGEE, encoded by the coding sequence ATGGTACACATTAGCCGGAAAGAGCATTTTAACGCAGCCCATAAGCTGTATAATCCTGCCTGGAGTGCAGAAAAGAATACCGAAGTATTCGGCCCCTGCGCGAATGCCAACTGGCACGGCCATAATTTTGAGCTGATTGTAACCGTAAAAGGGAAACCCGATCCTGAAACAGGTTTTGTGGTAGATTTAAAAAAGCTTAGCACCCTTATCCGTGAAAGCGTAATTGATAAGCTTGACCATAAGAACCTGAACGAAGATGTGGATTTTATGAAGGGAAAAATGGCCAGCTGCGAAAACCTGATCATGGAGATCTGGAAAATACTCGATGAGCCTGTTACCGACCTGACTCCCTACGGAAAACTATACAGCCTGCGCCTCTATGAAACTCCCCGCAACTATGTGGAGTATTTTGGCGAAGAGTAG
- a CDS encoding lipid-A-disaccharide synthase (COG0763 Lipid A disaccharide synthetase), whose amino-acid sequence MYIDSDMKYFLIAGERSGDLHGGNLVKALRKEDSEANCRGFGGNYMADAGMQVLVNYEQMAFMGFAEVVGNLPAIMGLFRRCKEEIIKFRPDVIIMIDYAGFNLRMARWAKQQGFKVFYYISPKVWAWNQKRALKIKKYVDQMFVIMPFEQEFYSRWGMDVDFVGNPLLDAIRDFTPNPQFNEQNQLPDKPIIALLPGSRKQEVLSLLQVMLPVSKDFPEYTFVVAGLTSLPGVMYAAAENFPQVRIVYDQTYELLSHATAAVVASGTATLETALFEVPQVVCYKTSWLTYQIAKRIVSVPYISLVNLVAGEGLVKELIQDDFSEKKLQEELKKILPRGEDRPRQLQGYEKLKASMGEEAASERTARLMVNYLKK is encoded by the coding sequence TTGTACATTGATTCAGATATGAAGTATTTCCTGATTGCCGGAGAGCGCTCCGGAGATTTGCACGGAGGCAACCTTGTAAAAGCGCTCCGAAAAGAGGATTCTGAAGCTAACTGCCGGGGGTTTGGCGGAAACTATATGGCTGATGCCGGTATGCAGGTGCTTGTAAACTATGAGCAGATGGCCTTTATGGGCTTTGCCGAAGTAGTGGGAAACCTGCCAGCCATTATGGGTTTGTTTCGCAGGTGCAAAGAGGAAATTATCAAATTCAGGCCGGATGTGATCATCATGATCGACTATGCCGGCTTTAACCTTAGAATGGCCAGGTGGGCCAAGCAGCAGGGCTTTAAGGTTTTCTACTACATTTCTCCCAAAGTCTGGGCCTGGAACCAGAAGCGCGCGCTCAAGATCAAGAAGTACGTTGACCAGATGTTCGTGATCATGCCCTTTGAGCAGGAGTTTTATTCACGCTGGGGCATGGATGTGGATTTTGTAGGTAACCCGCTCCTGGATGCTATCCGCGATTTTACACCCAACCCCCAGTTTAATGAGCAAAACCAGCTACCCGATAAACCCATCATTGCCCTTTTGCCTGGTAGCCGTAAGCAGGAGGTGCTAAGCCTGCTGCAGGTAATGCTGCCGGTAAGCAAAGATTTTCCTGAATATACGTTTGTGGTGGCGGGGCTCACTTCGCTGCCGGGGGTGATGTACGCAGCTGCCGAAAATTTTCCGCAGGTGCGCATCGTCTACGATCAGACCTACGAGCTGCTTAGCCATGCCACAGCAGCGGTGGTGGCATCGGGTACTGCTACCCTGGAAACAGCCCTTTTCGAAGTGCCACAGGTAGTCTGTTACAAAACAAGCTGGCTTACCTACCAGATTGCCAAAAGAATAGTAAGTGTTCCCTACATTAGCCTGGTGAACCTGGTAGCAGGAGAGGGGCTGGTGAAGGAGCTGATACAGGACGATTTTTCAGAAAAAAAGCTGCAGGAAGAACTAAAGAAAATATTGCCCCGAGGCGAAGACCGACCCCGTCAGCTGCAGGGTTATGAAAAGCTGAAAGCATCCATGGGAGAAGAAGCTGCTTCTGAACGTACGGCCCGCCTGATGGTAAATTATCTGAAAAAGTAA
- a CDS encoding ATP-dependent clp protease ATP-binding subunit clpx (COG1219 ATP-dependent protease Clp, ATPase subunit) produces the protein MAQVTCSFCGRSKKDVDLMISGIHAHICDKCITQANQILTEELKTKNKESLPEFKLIKPTDMKKHLDQYVVGQDEAKKILSVAVYNHFKRVLQKKRSKNDDIIIEKSNIIMVGETGTGKTYLARSLAKILEVPFCIADATVLTEAGYVGEDVESILTRLLQSADYKVEAAERGIVYIDEIDKIARKSDNPSITRDVSGEGVQQGLLKLLEGSVVNVPPQGGRKHPDQKMISINTENILFICGGAFDGVHRIIGNRLNTRQLGFANVDQMLDRTSIDEDNLLQYVTSQDLKSFGLIPELLGRLPIVTYLNPLDAETLKRILTEPKNALVRQYQKLFDMEEIKLSFTDDALDYIVTKAMENKLGARGLRSICESIITDAMYELPSEKDVNEFVVTREYAEEKIEKSKFKKLKVA, from the coding sequence ATGGCGCAGGTAACCTGTTCATTTTGCGGTAGGAGCAAAAAAGATGTGGATCTGATGATTTCCGGCATCCATGCTCATATATGCGACAAATGTATTACCCAGGCAAATCAGATCCTGACCGAGGAGCTGAAGACTAAAAATAAGGAAAGTCTGCCGGAGTTTAAGCTGATTAAACCCACAGACATGAAAAAGCACCTCGACCAGTATGTGGTTGGGCAGGACGAAGCCAAAAAGATTCTGTCTGTTGCGGTGTACAATCACTTTAAGCGTGTACTGCAGAAAAAGCGGTCAAAGAATGATGATATTATTATCGAGAAATCAAATATCATTATGGTGGGTGAGACCGGTACGGGTAAAACTTACCTGGCCCGCTCGCTGGCTAAAATTCTGGAAGTACCCTTTTGCATTGCCGATGCTACCGTACTTACCGAAGCCGGCTATGTAGGCGAAGATGTGGAGAGCATCCTGACCCGCCTGCTGCAGTCTGCCGATTATAAAGTGGAAGCAGCCGAGCGTGGCATTGTTTACATCGACGAGATCGATAAAATTGCCCGCAAGTCTGACAATCCCTCTATTACCCGCGATGTAAGCGGCGAGGGCGTTCAGCAGGGCCTGCTGAAGCTGCTGGAAGGTTCTGTGGTAAACGTACCGCCCCAGGGTGGCCGTAAGCATCCCGATCAGAAAATGATCTCCATCAATACTGAGAATATTCTCTTTATTTGCGGTGGTGCTTTCGATGGTGTTCACCGTATTATAGGCAACCGCCTGAACACCCGTCAGCTTGGCTTTGCCAACGTAGACCAGATGCTGGACCGTACCAGCATCGATGAGGACAACCTGCTGCAGTATGTTACTTCACAGGACCTGAAATCATTCGGTCTGATTCCCGAGTTGCTCGGCCGTTTGCCCATCGTTACCTACCTGAATCCGCTGGATGCCGAAACGCTGAAACGTATTCTTACTGAGCCTAAAAACGCACTGGTGCGTCAGTACCAGAAGCTGTTCGATATGGAGGAGATCAAGTTGTCATTTACCGATGATGCCCTTGACTATATTGTGACTAAGGCTATGGAAAACAAACTTGGCGCCCGTGGTCTTCGCTCTATCTGCGAGAGCATCATTACCGATGCCATGTATGAGCTGCCATCGGAAAAAGACGTGAACGAGTTTGTGGTAACACGTGAGTATGCCGAAGAGAAAATTGAAAAATCGAAATTCAAAAAACTGAAGGTCGCCTGA